In Archangium violaceum, the following are encoded in one genomic region:
- a CDS encoding TonB-dependent receptor → MLSLRLDSIRAALAALALLAAPVMAQAPVEGTSPATAPTEPAAPVEAPAPVEATAPTEDPHPSPLPEGEGADTGSEDEMMAESATPPPGFTGVYGQVTDAQTKETLIEATVKVVAGAQKSVLTDVDGNYRLALPPGKYDLRVFYDVYEGRRITGVVVEEGKATRLDVQLSADAGAVQEVVVEARADRRAEGALLQERKKAAAVSDAISSQEMSRTPDSSASDAVKRVVSATVVGGRYVLLRGLGGRYSTTLLNGAILPSPEPDEQAVPLDIFPTSLLANLNILKSYTADLPGTFAGGVLLIETNNYPSQFEFKPRISFSGDTASTFRDRFTYNGGGLNWLGFDDGTRKLPDSVPRTGPLLPGQNGMTVDDVNRVGRDFPNIWTLETARALPNLGIGASIGDTLRFDNKRLGYLAMVNYGHKESVQLTDVTGTQAAQGGGVTIEDTSRNVLGTESASLSGLVSAGFQPSRDFELSLFSLFTRTGESRARSIAGADAQGQQFSKTASEFTSRALTFNQLRGFHRLNVLGDMEVDWQANYSYVDRSEPDTRSLPYGYTESGTRRYNNDPGAERWYSELGESSFGGSANATLPLSGVRLRVGGMAQGSMRALDMRRFRYQYVGGNLPVLNQGPEDIFASDNIGNGIRVMENTLSDDAYEATLGLFAGYATADVSLWEPLRLVAGLRYEASIQRLTSGSDFGGRADPKEANQDYRDFLPTLNVIYALNPQLNLRAGYSYTLARPTFRELAPVLYYDFVRNRSVSGDPTLVQTRIHNVDARAEWFPGENDVLAASVFYKRFQQPIERIIVSSFQQDVSFDNAPGATSYGVELEARTSLGRLTPTLAPLRVGANLTLTRSEIDLGDSAPLQTNQQRPLQGQSPYVVNLNLGYARTESGTEISLLYNVVGARISEVGIEGLPDVYEQPFHRVDLTVGQKLSDSLQLKLAATNILNQPVVFRQGDVDVLKYRPGVAFSASLGWSL, encoded by the coding sequence GTGTTGTCTCTTCGTCTCGATTCCATTCGCGCCGCGCTCGCGGCGCTCGCACTGCTGGCCGCGCCCGTCATGGCGCAGGCCCCCGTCGAGGGCACCTCCCCCGCGACGGCTCCCACCGAGCCCGCTGCTCCCGTCGAGGCCCCGGCTCCCGTCGAAGCCACCGCTCCCACCGAAGACCCTCACCCCAGCCCTCTCCCAGAGGGAGAGGGGGCGGACACGGGCAGCGAGGACGAGATGATGGCGGAGTCCGCCACGCCTCCTCCGGGTTTCACCGGCGTCTATGGCCAGGTCACCGACGCCCAGACGAAGGAGACGCTCATCGAGGCCACGGTGAAGGTCGTCGCCGGCGCGCAGAAGAGCGTCCTCACCGACGTGGACGGCAACTACCGGCTGGCGCTGCCTCCCGGGAAGTACGACCTGCGCGTCTTCTATGACGTCTACGAGGGCCGCCGCATCACCGGCGTCGTCGTGGAGGAGGGCAAGGCCACCCGGCTGGACGTGCAGCTGAGCGCCGACGCGGGCGCCGTACAGGAAGTGGTCGTCGAGGCCCGCGCGGACCGCCGCGCCGAGGGCGCGCTGCTGCAGGAGCGCAAGAAGGCCGCCGCCGTCTCCGACGCCATCAGCTCCCAGGAGATGTCGCGCACACCGGACTCGAGCGCCTCGGACGCGGTGAAGCGCGTGGTGAGTGCCACGGTGGTCGGTGGTCGCTACGTGCTGCTGCGCGGCCTGGGGGGCCGCTACTCCACCACGCTGCTCAACGGCGCCATCCTCCCCAGCCCCGAGCCGGACGAGCAGGCCGTCCCGCTCGACATCTTCCCCACGAGCCTCCTGGCCAACCTCAACATCCTGAAGAGCTACACCGCCGACCTGCCGGGCACCTTCGCTGGCGGCGTGCTGCTCATCGAGACCAACAACTATCCGTCCCAGTTCGAGTTCAAGCCGCGCATCAGCTTCTCGGGCGACACGGCGAGCACGTTCCGCGACCGCTTCACCTACAACGGTGGCGGGCTGAACTGGCTGGGCTTCGACGATGGCACGCGCAAGCTGCCGGACTCCGTGCCGCGCACGGGTCCGCTGCTCCCCGGACAGAACGGGATGACGGTGGATGACGTGAACCGGGTGGGCCGGGACTTCCCCAACATCTGGACCCTGGAGACCGCGCGCGCCCTTCCCAACCTCGGCATCGGCGCGTCCATTGGCGACACGCTGCGCTTCGACAACAAGCGCCTGGGCTACCTGGCCATGGTGAACTACGGCCACAAGGAGAGCGTCCAGCTCACGGACGTCACGGGCACCCAGGCCGCGCAGGGGGGCGGTGTCACCATCGAGGACACCTCCCGCAACGTGCTGGGCACCGAGAGCGCCAGCCTCAGCGGTCTCGTCAGCGCGGGCTTCCAGCCGAGCCGCGACTTCGAGCTGTCCCTCTTCTCGCTCTTCACCCGCACGGGCGAGAGCCGGGCGCGCTCCATCGCCGGCGCCGACGCCCAGGGCCAACAGTTCAGCAAGACCGCCTCCGAGTTCACCAGCCGCGCCCTCACCTTCAACCAGCTCCGCGGCTTCCACCGGCTGAACGTGCTCGGGGACATGGAGGTCGACTGGCAGGCCAACTACTCCTACGTCGACCGCTCCGAGCCGGACACGCGCAGCCTGCCCTACGGCTACACAGAGTCGGGCACGCGCCGGTACAACAACGACCCGGGCGCCGAGCGCTGGTACAGCGAGCTCGGGGAGAGCTCCTTCGGTGGCAGCGCCAACGCCACCCTGCCGCTGTCCGGCGTGCGCCTGCGTGTGGGCGGTATGGCCCAGGGCTCGATGCGCGCGCTCGACATGCGCCGCTTCCGCTACCAGTACGTGGGGGGCAACCTGCCCGTGTTGAACCAGGGGCCGGAGGACATCTTCGCCTCGGACAACATCGGCAACGGCATCCGCGTGATGGAGAACACCCTGTCGGACGATGCCTACGAGGCCACGCTCGGCCTGTTCGCCGGCTACGCCACCGCCGACGTGTCCCTCTGGGAGCCGCTGCGCCTGGTGGCGGGCCTGCGCTACGAGGCCAGCATCCAGCGGCTCACCAGTGGCAGCGACTTCGGTGGCCGCGCGGACCCCAAGGAAGCCAACCAGGACTACAGGGACTTCCTGCCGACGCTCAACGTCATCTACGCGCTCAACCCCCAGCTCAACCTGCGCGCCGGCTACAGCTACACGCTGGCCCGCCCCACCTTCCGCGAGCTGGCGCCCGTCCTCTACTACGACTTCGTCCGCAACCGCTCCGTGTCGGGCGACCCGACGCTGGTGCAGACGCGCATCCACAACGTGGACGCGCGCGCCGAGTGGTTCCCGGGTGAGAACGACGTGCTCGCCGCGAGCGTCTTCTACAAGCGCTTCCAGCAGCCCATCGAGCGCATCATCGTCTCGTCCTTCCAGCAGGACGTCAGCTTCGACAACGCCCCGGGCGCCACCAGCTACGGCGTGGAGTTGGAGGCGCGCACCTCGCTGGGGCGCCTCACGCCCACCCTGGCGCCGCTGCGCGTGGGAGCCAACCTGACCCTCACCCGCTCGGAGATCGACCTCGGGGACTCCGCGCCCCTGCAGACGAATCAGCAGCGTCCGCTGCAGGGCCAGTCGCCCTATGTGGTCAACCTCAACCTCGGCTACGCGCGGACGGAGAGCGGGACGGAGATCTCCCTGCTCTACAACGTGGTCGGCGCCCGCATCTCCGAGGTCGGCATCGAGGGTCTGCCGGACGTGTACGAGCAGCCGTTCCACCGCGTTGACCTGACGGTGGGGCAGAAACTGAGCGACAGCCTGCAGCTCAAGCTCGCCGCCACCAACATCCTCAACCAGCCCGTGGTGTTCCGGCAGGGCGACGTCGACGTCCTGAAATACCGGCCCGGCGTGGCGTTCTCCGCGTCGCTCGGCTGGAGCCTGTAG